The Amblyomma americanum isolate KBUSLIRL-KWMA chromosome 3, ASM5285725v1, whole genome shotgun sequence genome window below encodes:
- the LOC144124753 gene encoding uncharacterized protein LOC144124753 produces the protein MARIVAVIIISAIALATCSAYILPEEPDDNLDKAVEAATKRIANEAIQTGFILREVAEELSKKFGETEEYFFGDLWNQAKAAVKEAGNKIKQVAEDAVENIKSKAKDEALKVLGKILEKVGSGYAAEDSATKIDSVQALCKKIAEVGERLIDEGRRLGGQ, from the exons ATGGCACGAATCGTGGCTGTTATCATCATTTCTGCAATCGCCTTAGCAACAT GTTCAGCATATATTCTTCCTGAAGAACCCGACGATAATTTGGACAAGGCTGTAGAGGCTGCAACCAAGCGCATAGCTAACGAAGCCATCCAGACCGGCTTCATTCTCCGTGAAGTGGCAGAGGAGCTTTCGAAAAAATTCGGCGAG ACTGAGGAATACTTCTTCGGAGACCTGTGGAACCAAGCCAAAGCTGCTGTTAAGGAGGCCGGAAACAAGATCAAACAGGTGGCTGAGGATGCAGTCGAAAACATCAAATCCAAGGCCAAGGACGAAGCCCTTAAGGTGCTCGGAAAGATCTTGGAGAAAGTGGGGTCCGGTTATGCAGCTGAAGACTCTGCAACGAAGATCGATTCCGTTCAAGCTCTCTGTAAGAAGATCGCTGAAGTCGGCGAGCGATTAATCGATGAAGGCCGCAGGCTTGGTGGCCAGTAA